Genomic segment of Prochlorothrix hollandica PCC 9006 = CALU 1027:
TGGGCCATGCAGCAAGCCCAACTCCTGCGCGATCGGCAACTTCAAGAAATAGACTGGAACAACATTATTGAGGAAATTGAAGCCTTGGGTCGCAGCCAATACCATGCCCTGGTTTCTGCCATTGAGCGACTCACGCTACATTTGCTGAAATGGCAATTTCAGCCCAAAAGACGCTCAAAAAGTTGGAAGCATTCCATCAATAAACAACGCATTCAAATGGAGCGCCTCCTAGAAGACAACCCCAGTCTCACCGCAAAACTGGACGACATTATCCCCAAAGGCTATAAATACGGTCGTAAAGGCGCAATCCAAGAAACAGGACTCCCCGGCACCCGCTTTCCTGAATCCTGCCCCTATAGCTGGGCTAATCTCACCGACGAAAACTTCTTCCCTGAACCCACCGAAACCTAAAAATCAGTCTGAAAATCAAAAAACTGCCTGACCCAGCCCCCCCAGAGAACCAAACCATGCCCCCCACCCTTCTTGCCCCCCCCACCCAACAGCCGCAAACCATCACCCTCCATGGAGTCACCTGGGAACAATACGACACCCTAGTTGAGCTTTTCATCGACCAGTTTCCAGCCCTGCGGATGACCTACCTAGAGGGAACCCTTGAAATCATGACCACTTCCCCCGAACACGAGCGAATTAAAACGATTATTGGTCGTCTAATTGAAGCCTTTGCCGAAGAATTCGATCTTGACCTCAACGGTTACGGAGCCGCCACCTTTCGTAAACAAATCGCCGAACGGGCATTAGAACCCGACGAATGCTACTGTTTTGGCCCATTCCAAGACGTTCCCGATATTGCCGTTGAAGTGGTCATCACCAGCGGCACCTTGAAGAAACTACAGGTCTATCAAGGCTTAGGCGTTCAAGAAGTTTGGTTTTGGCAACAAGGAAACTTTGAAATTTACGCCCTGCTCGACGGCGATCGGGGCTACGAAGCCCAACCCAGCAGCCCCCTCCTCCCCAACCTCGACTTTGCCCTCCTCGCCCAATTTGTAGACAACCCCCAACAAACCCAAGCCGTCAAAGCCTACCGTAGAGCCTTACAAGAGAGTTTGAATATCGAGCGTCTCAACGCTGAAAATCGCGATCGCCCCCCCCAGCCCAACCCCATGCAACCCTAGCCATGCCCCCAACCCTCACCCCAACCCTCACCCCAACCCTCACTCTCGCCGCCTTTCTACAGCAACCCGAAACCACCCCCCCCCAGGAATATATCAACGGTCAAACCTGGCCCAAACCCATGGCCAAAGGCAAGCATAGCCTGCTCCAAACCCGACTCGTTAGCGCCATTAATCAGCACGCCCTCCCCGATCGCCGTGCCCATGCCTTCACCGAACTGCGCTG
This window contains:
- a CDS encoding Uma2 family endonuclease; its protein translation is MPPTLLAPPTQQPQTITLHGVTWEQYDTLVELFIDQFPALRMTYLEGTLEIMTTSPEHERIKTIIGRLIEAFAEEFDLDLNGYGAATFRKQIAERALEPDECYCFGPFQDVPDIAVEVVITSGTLKKLQVYQGLGVQEVWFWQQGNFEIYALLDGDRGYEAQPSSPLLPNLDFALLAQFVDNPQQTQAVKAYRRALQESLNIERLNAENRDRPPQPNPMQP
- a CDS encoding DUF29 domain-containing protein: MHSPLYETDFYSWAMQQAQLLRDRQLQEIDWNNIIEEIEALGRSQYHALVSAIERLTLHLLKWQFQPKRRSKSWKHSINKQRIQMERLLEDNPSLTAKLDDIIPKGYKYGRKGAIQETGLPGTRFPESCPYSWANLTDENFFPEPTET